Proteins encoded together in one Triticum dicoccoides isolate Atlit2015 ecotype Zavitan chromosome 7B, WEW_v2.0, whole genome shotgun sequence window:
- the LOC119337730 gene encoding uncharacterized protein LOC119337730: MDPWMQAYLERIDTMLDAYTDATRSLTEKVDALVVAWRPDLEKRSSHTTVVHGPPAPTSALETTTEASEPVPNIYYSTTKAQENPTVAHDATPICIPMVPVTCSTDCSTQVDAIESADEVHDATTVAMELHNTTTALGPELAVDLCNTMATTKVATCGHYGKFDGLNIPVKASISPPPHVQDAFPNYSTISNSRADVAGTDEYALVEATPDVTIELAILPGVSSFMNKLFWKHDTDVSPPARHKGLPIRPTPWPSFLVHHTAKGNEIQPTPWPSFSCSHEGYLPRVEQVPNIFLKVVCRIRMVPIDILILSQPVNPITSLMVVH; encoded by the exons GAAAGTGGATGCTCTGGTCGTCGCCTGGCGGCCAGACCTGGAGAAGAGGTCCTCCCACACCACCGTCGTCCACGGTCCACCAGCGCCGACCTCGGCGCTCGAGACCACTACTGAGGCATCCGAACCCGTCCCTAACATCTACTACTCTACCACCAAGGCGCAGGAGAACCCCACGGTCGCCCATGATGCAACTCCGATATGCATTCCGATGGTGCCTGTCACCTGTTCGACGGATTGCTCGACCCAGGTCGACGCCATCGAGAGCGCCGACGAAGTCCATGACGCCACCACCGTCGCAATGGAGCTTCACAACACTACAACTGCACTCGGCCCCGAGCTTGCGGTCGACCTCTGCAACACCATGGCGACCACCAAGGTAGCCACCTGTGGTCACTACGGCAAGTTCGACGGCCTCAACATCCCCGTGAAGGCCAGCATCAGCCCGCCGCCCCACGTCCAGGATGCATTCCCAAATTATTCCACAATCAGCAACTCCCGCGCCGATGTTGCCGGGACGGATGAGTACGCACTCGTGGAGGCCACTCCAGATGTCACCATTGAGCTTGCCATCCTCCCAGGCGTCTCCTCCTTCATGAACAAGCTATTCTGGAAGCATGACACGGACGTCTCGCCGCCCGCAAGGCACAAAGGGCTGCCAATACGGCCGACACCATGGCCGTCATTTCTGGTGCATCATACTGCAAAGGGGAATGAGATTCAACCCACTCCGTGGCCATCGTTTTCTTGCTCTCATGAAG GATATTTGCCAAGGGTAGAGCAGGTGCCCAATATTTTTCTGAAGGTTGTTTGCAGGATCCGTATGGTGCCAATAGATATTCTTATTCTGAGCCAACCGGTTAACCCTATTACCTCTCTCATGGTTGTCCACTGA
- the LOC119337729 gene encoding uncharacterized protein LOC119337729 isoform X1, with amino-acid sequence MDPWMQAYLERIDTMLDAYTDATRSLIEKVDALVVTWRPDLEKRSSHTAVVHGPPAPTSALETTTEASEPVSGIYYSTTKAQEIPTVAHDATPICIPMVPVTCSTDCSTQVDAIDSADEVHDAATVATEVRNTTTALGPELAVDLCKTMATTKVATCGHYGKLDGLNIPVKASISPPHHVQDAFPNYSTISNCRADVAGTDEYELVEATPGVAIELAILPGVSSFMNKLFRKHDMDVSPPTRHKGQPIRPTPWPSFLVHHSAKGNEIRPTPWPSFSCSHEDWIFQYYRGTMQAQNIRARISESASSTVLGSKGLDKRLQHHAILLKLAPDP; translated from the exons ATGGATCCATGGATGCAGGCGTATCTCGAGCGGATCGACACCATGCTCGACGCCTACACCGACGCCACCAGGTCCCTCATCGAGAAAGTGGACGCACTGGTCGTCACCTGGCGGCCAGACCTGGAGAAGAGGTCCTCCCACACCGCCGTCGTCCACGGTCCACCAGCGCCGACCTCGGCGCTCGAGACCACTACTGAGGCGTCCGAACCTGTCTCTGGCATCTACTACTCCACCACCAAGGCCCAGGAGATCCCCACGGTCGCCCATGATGCAACTCCGATATGCATTCCGATGGTACCTGTCACCTGTTCGACGGATTGCTCGACCCAGGTCGACGCCATCGACAGCGCCGACGAAGTCCATGACGCCGCCACCGTCGCAACGGAGGTACGCAACACTACAACAGCACTCGGCCCCGAGCTCGCGGTCGACCTCTGCAAGACCATGGCGACCACCAAGGTAGCCACCTGTGGTCACTACGGCAAGCTCGACGGCCTCAACATCCCCGTGAAGGCCAGCATCAGCCCGCCGCACCACGTCCAGGATGCATTCCCAAATTATTCCACAATCAGCAACTGTCGCGCCGATGTTGCCGGGACGGATGAGTACGAACTCGTGGAGGCCACTCCAGGCGTCGCCATTGAGCTTGCCATCCTCCCAGGCGTCTCCTCCTTCATGAACAAGCTATTCCGGAAGCATGACATGGACGTCTCGCCGCCCACAAGGCACAAAGGGCAGCCAATACGGCCGACACCATGGCCGTCATTTCTGGTGCATCATAGTGCAAAGGGGAATGAGATTCGACCCACTCCGTGGCCATCATTTTCTTGCTCTCATGAAG ATTGGATCTTTCAGTACTACAGAGGAACAATGCAAGCACAAAACATTCGAGCAAGAATATCTGAAAGTGCGTCATCTACCGTCCTTGGTTCAAAAGGTCTAGACAAAAGGCTCCAACATCATGCCATACTACTAAAGCTTGCTCCTGATCCATGA
- the LOC119338412 gene encoding glyceraldehyde-3-phosphate dehydrogenase 1, cytosolic-like, whose protein sequence is MGKIKIGINGFGRIGRLVARVALQSDDVELVAVNDPFITTEYMTYMFKYDTVHGHWKHSDIKLKDDKTLLFGEKPVTVFGVRNPEEIPWGEAGADYVVESTGVFTDKDKAAAHLKGGAEKVVISAPSKDAPMFVVGVNEDKYTSDVNIVSNASCTTNCLAPLAKIINDNFGIIEGLMTTVHAITATQKTVDGPSSKDWRGGRAASFNIIPSSTGAAKAVGKVLPELNGKLTGMSFRVPTVDVSVVDLTVRTEKAASYDDIKKAIKAASEGKLKGIMGYVEEDLVSTDFVGDSRSSIFDAKAGIALNDHFVKLVSWYDNEWGYSNRVVDLIRHMAKTQ, encoded by the exons ATGG GCAAGATTAAGATCGGAATCAACG GTTTCGGAAGGATCGGGAGGCTCGTCGCCAGGGTcgccctccagagcgacgatgtcgAGCTCGTCGCCGTCAACGACCCCTTCATCACCACCGAGTACATG ACCTACATGTTCAAGTACGACACCGTTCACGGCCACTGGAAGCACAGCGACATCAAGCTCAAGGACGACAAGACTCTGCTCTTTGGCGAGAAGCCAGTTACCGTCTTTGGCGTCAG GAACCCTGAGGAGATCCCGTGGGGTGAGGCTGGTGCCGATTACGTTGTGGAGTCCACCGGTGTCTTCACTGACAAGGACAAGGCCGCTGCTCACTTGAAG GGTGGTGCCGAGAAGGTGGTCATCTCTGCCCCAAGCAAAGATGCCCCTATGTTTGTGGTTGGTGTCAATGAGGACAAGTACACCTCAGACGTTAACATTGTCTCAAATGCTAGCTGCACCACTAACTGCCTTGCTCCCCTAGCTAAG ATCATTAATGACAACTTCGGTATTATTGAGGGTTTGATGACCACTGTTCATGCCATCACTG CCACACAGAAGACCGTTGATGGTCCCTCGAGCAAGGACTGGAGAGGTGGCAGGGCCGCAAGCTTTAACATCATTCCCAGCAGCACTGGTGCTGCCAAG GCTGTTGGTAAGGTTCTTCCTGAGCTGAATGGCAAGCTTACGGGTATGTCTTTCCGGGTTCCCACTGTGGATGTGTCAGTTGTTGATCTCACTGTTAGAACCGAGAAGGCTGCATCATATGATGACATCAAGAAGGCTATCAA GGCTGCATCCGAGGGAAAACTCAAGGGGATCATGGGTTACGTCGAGGAGGATTTGGTCTCCACTGATTTTGTCGGTGACAGCAG GTCGAGCATCTTTGATGCCAAGGCTGGAATTGCTCTGAACGACCACTTCGTCAAGCTTGTCTCGTGGTATGACAACGAGTGGGGTTACAG CAACCGCGTTGTCGACCTGATCCGCCACATGGCCAAGACTCAGTAG